In Geobacter anodireducens, a genomic segment contains:
- a CDS encoding multidrug transporter yields MTRKHVLITGVTLVALIILFTFSVQVARILMGDMTAATIGDGVGYAEVKGPIIDSQETVKQLDDLRKKSSVKAVVLRVESPGGVIGPSQEIYAAVKRLAATKKVVVSMGSVAASGGYHVAVPAAVIYANPGTITGSIGVLMKLSNIEGLMDKVGLKAFTLKSGKFKDSGSPVRKLTEEERAVLQGVIDNLHDQFVRAVAEGRKLPVEEVRRLADGRVYTGEQALRLKLVDRLGTLHDAVMEAGRLAGIEGEPTLIIPPKKRKLLRDMLFGEVAEAVRGSVRKGEGLSFSYELE; encoded by the coding sequence ATGACCAGGAAACATGTTCTTATTACCGGGGTAACCCTGGTTGCACTGATCATCCTCTTCACGTTTTCGGTGCAGGTGGCGCGGATTCTCATGGGAGACATGACGGCCGCAACCATCGGCGACGGGGTTGGTTACGCGGAGGTGAAGGGGCCCATCATCGATTCCCAGGAGACCGTCAAGCAGCTCGACGACCTGCGCAAGAAGAGCAGCGTCAAGGCGGTGGTGCTGAGGGTCGAGTCGCCGGGCGGGGTCATCGGTCCGTCCCAGGAGATCTACGCCGCGGTCAAGCGGCTGGCCGCCACCAAGAAGGTGGTGGTTTCCATGGGGAGCGTGGCGGCCTCGGGCGGCTACCACGTCGCCGTGCCCGCGGCCGTGATCTATGCCAATCCGGGTACCATCACCGGCAGCATCGGCGTGCTCATGAAGCTTTCGAACATCGAAGGGCTCATGGACAAGGTGGGACTCAAGGCCTTCACCCTCAAGAGCGGCAAGTTCAAGGACTCGGGCTCCCCCGTGCGGAAGCTCACCGAGGAGGAACGGGCCGTTCTCCAGGGGGTTATCGACAACCTTCACGATCAGTTCGTGCGGGCCGTGGCAGAGGGAAGAAAGCTGCCGGTCGAGGAGGTGCGGCGGCTTGCCGACGGTCGCGTCTACACCGGCGAGCAGGCCCTGCGCCTGAAGCTCGTGGACCGGCTCGGCACGCTGCACGATGCCGTGATGGAGGCGGGGCGTCTGGCGGGGATCGAGGGGGAGCCAACCCTGATCATTCCCCCGAAAAAGCGGAAGCTGCTGCGGGACATGCTGTTCGGCGAGGTGGCCGAGGCGGTGCGCGGGTCGGTGCGTAAGGGGGAGGGGCTTAGCTTCAGCTACGAGCTGGAGTGA
- a CDS encoding phosphoenolpyruvate--protein phosphotransferase, with product MKIVVLSDTHGNQSLALSILDLHEDAGHVVHLGDELQDADFLEDATGKTIIKVQGNCDCSPAHPREASLELAGRRFLLTHGDAYHVKSGLERLRERAAAVDAAVVLFGHTHVACVEAIDGILYVNPGCLKRGAGTLTYAVVTMNGDTVTAEILPAVLP from the coding sequence ATGAAAATCGTGGTCCTCTCCGATACCCACGGCAATCAGAGCCTGGCACTGAGCATCCTCGACCTGCACGAAGATGCCGGCCACGTGGTCCATCTGGGCGACGAGCTCCAGGATGCCGACTTCCTTGAGGATGCCACGGGAAAAACCATCATCAAAGTCCAGGGTAACTGCGACTGCTCCCCTGCCCACCCCCGTGAGGCATCGCTGGAACTGGCCGGCCGGCGCTTCCTCCTGACCCATGGGGACGCCTACCACGTCAAATCGGGCCTTGAACGGCTCCGGGAGCGGGCCGCGGCCGTTGACGCGGCAGTGGTCCTCTTCGGGCATACCCACGTTGCCTGCGTCGAAGCAATCGACGGCATCCTCTACGTCAATCCGGGCTGCCTGAAGCGCGGTGCCGGCACCCTCACCTATGCCGTTGTAACCATGAACGGCGATACCGTCACGGCGGAAATCCTCCCTGCCGTGCTACCCTGA